The Raphanus sativus cultivar WK10039 chromosome 2, ASM80110v3, whole genome shotgun sequence genome includes a region encoding these proteins:
- the LOC108821124 gene encoding probable magnesium transporter NIPA9, translating into MWESICLTLAATAGNNIGKVLQKKGTIILPPLSLKLKVIRAYAVNKPWALGFLMDIFGALLMLRALSLAPVSVVQPVSGCGLAILSVFSHFYLKEVMNVFDWIGITMAGIGTIGVGAGGEEQKASLISVFQLLWLALVVAFLFVLLNAWLHIYKRQRREQELMEYEVVEEIIYGLESGVLFGMASVVSKMGFVFVEQGFSAMFIPMCISISICCSGTGFFYQTRGLKHGRAIVVSTCAAVASIVTGVVAGMFALGEKLPTSPSGRLLLLLGWLLIMLGVVLLVTSSRLIRHLPRSFRRSRQTSLERGFSTRRTASHVSKDTNPSAVIQAATLHHLLSAPSKEKD; encoded by the exons ATGTGGGAGTCGATTTGCCTGACGCTTGCGGCCACCGCCGGTAACAATATCGGCAAGGTTCTTCAGAAGAAAGGGACTATCATCCTCCCTCCTCTCTCCCTCAAGCTCAAG GTGATAAGAGCATATGCTGTTAACAAACCATGGGCGTTAGGTTTCCTCATGGACATTTTTGGGGCTTTGTTGATGCTCAGGGCACTCTCTCTTGCCCCT gtATCTGTTGTTCAACCAGTCTCTGGATGTGGACTTGCCATTCTTTCCGTCTTTTCCCATTTTTATCTCAAGGAAGTCATGAATGTTTTTGACTGGATTGGGATTACCATGGCTGGCATTGGCACCATAG GAGTTGGTGCTGGTGGCGAGGAGCAAAAAGCATCTTTGATATCTGTCTTCCAGTTGCTCTGGCTTGCACTTGTTGTTGCCTTCTTGTTT GTACTACTAAATGCGTGGCTTCATATCTATAAACGCCAGCGCAGAGAGCAGGAGCTG ATGGAATATGAAGTGGTGGAAGAAATCATATATGGCTTGGAATCTGGGGTTTTATTCGG GATGGCATCTGTAGTATCAAAGATGGGTTTTGTATTCGTGGAGCAGGGGTTTTCTGCAATGTTCATTCCCATGTGCATTTCGATTAGTATATGCTGTAGTGGAACAGGTTTTTTCTACCAG ACTCGGGGACTAAAACATGGGAGAGCAATTGTAGTATCCACTTGCGCTGCTGTGGCGTCAATTGTAACAGGTGTGGTTGCAGGAATGTTTGCTCTTGGTGAGAAGTTGCCCACTTCACCATCAGGACGGCTTTTACTTCTCCTGGGATG gTTACTTATCATGCTAGGTGTTGTGTTACTTGTGACTTCATCACGACTTATCAGACATCTTCCGCGGTCATTCCGGCGTTCCAGACAGACCAGTTTAGAAAGAGGTTTCAGCACAAGGCGGACAGCTTCTCACGTATCGAAAGATACAAACCCAAGTGCGGTCATACAAGCAGCAACATTGCACCATCTCTTATCAGCCCCATCAAAAGAGAAAGACTGA
- the LOC108821133 gene encoding uncharacterized protein LOC108821133 codes for MDQYGSQRPYGDGGMQIQTYQGGPRTGDFRNYSASYATATENSIYDIKKGKSIGRSKSWGITDPELLRKKRVASYKMYSAEGKVKGSFRKSFRWLKQRYTRVLYGW; via the coding sequence ATGGATCAGTACGGTAGTCAGCGACCGTATGGGGACGGAGGGATGCAGATCCAGACTTACCAAGGCGGTCCAAGAACCGGGGATTTCAGGAACTATAGCGCTTCGTACGCGACGGCGACAGAAAACAGCATATACGATATCAAGAAGGGGAAGTCGATAGGTAGGTCGAAGTCTTGGGGGATAACGGACCCGGAGCTGCTGAGGAAGAAAAGGGTCGCGAGTTACAAGATGTATAGTGCTGAAGGAAAAGTCAAAGGCTCTTTTAGAAAAAGTTTTAGATGGTTGAAGCAGAGATACACACGGGTCCTCTATGGCTGGTGA